In a single window of the Pseudopipra pipra isolate bDixPip1 chromosome 21, bDixPip1.hap1, whole genome shotgun sequence genome:
- the ANKRD13B gene encoding ankyrin repeat domain-containing protein 13B isoform X3, which translates to MLASCSGRKGPEGRYPLHYLVWHNRARDLDRELSAKQADIEQLDPRGRTPLHLATTLGHLECARVLLKHGADVGKENRSGWTVLQEAVSTRDLELVQLVLRYRDYQRAIKRLAGIPVLLEKLRKAQDFYVEMKWEFTSWVPLVSKICPSDTYKVWKSGQNLRVDTTLLGFDHMTWQRGNRSFVFRGQDTSAVVMEIDHDRRVVYSETLALAGHDQEVLLAAVQPTEEQVMGRLTAPVVTTQLDTKNIAFERNKSGILGWRSEKTEMVNGYEAKVYGASNVELITRTRTEHLSDQHKGKSKGCKTPLQSFLGIAEQHVGPNNGTLITQTLSHANPTAITPEEYFNPNFELGNRDMGRPMELTTKTQKFKAKLWLCEDHPLSLCEQVAPIIDLMAISNALFAKLRDFITLRLPPGFPVKIEIPIFHILNARITFGNLNGCDEPVSSLRHSPSSEAPSPSSDSSSVSSSSSLTSCRACEMDPALFEVPRGYSVVGTHQDALREDEDDLLQFAIQQSLLEAGSEYDQVTIWEALTNSKPGTHPMSHEGRRGDRTPQHTAAPRPPVAPSPGGGRGPSALFPSYAEQLRLAMALSAREQEEAERRTRQEEEDLQRILQLSLTEK; encoded by the exons ATGCTCGCGTCTTGCTCGGGCAGGAAGGGGCCGGAGGGCAGGTACCCGCTGCACTACCTCGTCTGGCACAACCGCGCCCGTGACCTGGACCGAGAGCTCAGCGCCAAGCAG GCCGACATCGAGCAGCTGGACCCCCGAGGACGCACCCCACTGCATCTGGCCACCACACTGGGCCACCTCGAGTGTGCCAGGGTGCTGCTGAAGCATGGAGCTGACGTGGGCAAGGAGAACCGCAGTGGATGGACAG TCCTGCAGGAGGCTGTGAGCACCCGTGACCTGGAGCTGGTGCAGCTGGTCCTGCGCTACCGCGACTACCAGAGAGCCATCAAGCGCCTGGCCGGGATCCCCGTCCTGCTGGAGAAACTGCGCAAG GCCCAGGACTTCTACGTGGAGATGAAGTGGGAGTTCACCAGCTGGG tgcctctggTGTCCAAGATCTGCCCCAGTGACACCTACAAGGTGTGGAAGAGCGGCCAGAACCTGCGGGTGGACACCACACTGCTGGGCTTCGACCATATGACCTGGCAGCGGGGCAACCGCAGCTTTGTCTTCCGAGGACAAG acaccagTGCGGTGGTGATGGAGATTGACCACGACCGGCGGGTGGTCTACTCGGAGACGCTGGCCCTGGCCGGCCACGACcaggaggtgctgctggctgctgtgcAGCCCACGGAGGAGCAGGTGATGGGGCGGCTGACAGCCCCCGTTGTCACCACCCAGCTCGACACCAAGAACATCGCCTTCGAGAG GAACAAGTCCGGGATCCTGGGCTGGAGGAGCGAGAAGACAGAAATGGTGAATGGGTACGAGGCCAAG GTCTATGGCGCATCCAACGTGGAGCTGATCACGCGGACGCGGACTGAGCACCTCTCGGACCAGCACAAGGGCAAGAGCAAAG GCTGTAAGACCCCTCTACAGTCCTTCCTGGGCATCGCTGAGCAGCATGTGGGGCCCAACAACGGG ACACTGATCACGCAGACGCTGAGCCACGCCAACCCCACCGCCATCACCCCTGAGGAATATTTCAACCCCAACTTCGAGCTGGGCAACCGGGACATGGGACGGCCCATGGAGCTCACCACCAAGACACAGAA GTTCAAGGCGAAGCTGTGGCTGTGTGAGGACCACCCCCTGTCCCTCTGCGAGCAGGTTGCCCCCATCATCGACCTCATGGCAATAAGCAACGCGCTCTTCGCCAAACTGCGGGACTTCATCACCCTGCGCCTCCCGCCCGGCTTCCCTGTCAAGATCG AAATCCCCATCTTCCATATCCTCAACGCCCGCATCACCTTTGGCAACCTCAACGGGTGTGACGAGCCCGTCAGTTCCCTGcggcacagccccagcagtgaGGCGCCCTCACCCAGCAGCGACTCCTCCAGcgtcagcagctccagctccctca CCTCGTGCCGAGCGTGCGAGATGGACCCGGCGCTGTTCGAGGTGCCGCGGGGGTACAGCGTGGTGGGCACCCACCAGGATGCCCTGAGGGAGGATGAGGATGACCTGCTGCAGTTTGCCAtccagcagagcctgctggaAGCTGGCAGCGAGTACGACCAG GTGACCATTTGGGAAGCACTGACCAACAGCAAGCCGGGCACCCACCCTATGTCGCACGAAGGCCGCCGGGGAGACAG GACTCCCCAGCACACGGCGGCCCCCCGTCCCCCCGTCGCCCCGTCCccgggggggggcagggggccCAGCGCCCTGTTCCCCAGCTACGCAGAGCAGCTGCGTCTGGCCATGGCCCTGTCGGCGCGGGAGCAGGAGGAAGCGGAGCGCCGGACGcggcaggaggaagaggatcTGCAACGGATCCTGCAGCTCTCGCTGACGGAGAAGTGA
- the ANKRD13B gene encoding ankyrin repeat domain-containing protein 13B isoform X1: MLLLTWGAGPVGVGGAHRHRSRDSSGLAGCQAPGLAQTTAAPAAAPQGPGDPPSSRSAPAAARPRLRLRQGNTCARRSPRRRPPQPTSPAALPAPVEGGCRQLLPGNWAQPPPNPRGAGFSRACQLHQDVQSCVHCARGIRAPAAMPCPCSVPASGVQSSLTVPSCAGCWQPPPYGSGCREQEEAFEADIEQLDPRGRTPLHLATTLGHLECARVLLKHGADVGKENRSGWTVLQEAVSTRDLELVQLVLRYRDYQRAIKRLAGIPVLLEKLRKAQDFYVEMKWEFTSWVPLVSKICPSDTYKVWKSGQNLRVDTTLLGFDHMTWQRGNRSFVFRGQDTSAVVMEIDHDRRVVYSETLALAGHDQEVLLAAVQPTEEQVMGRLTAPVVTTQLDTKNIAFERNKSGILGWRSEKTEMVNGYEAKVYGASNVELITRTRTEHLSDQHKGKSKGCKTPLQSFLGIAEQHVGPNNGTLITQTLSHANPTAITPEEYFNPNFELGNRDMGRPMELTTKTQKFKAKLWLCEDHPLSLCEQVAPIIDLMAISNALFAKLRDFITLRLPPGFPVKIEIPIFHILNARITFGNLNGCDEPVSSLRHSPSSEAPSPSSDSSSVSSSSSLTSCRACEMDPALFEVPRGYSVVGTHQDALREDEDDLLQFAIQQSLLEAGSEYDQVTIWEALTNSKPGTHPMSHEGRRGDRLDSPAHGGPPSPRRPVPGGGQGAQRPVPQLRRAAASGHGPVGAGAGGSGAPDAAGGRGSATDPAALADGEVTPRPH; this comes from the exons ATGCTGCTCCTCACATGGGGAGCGGGGCCCGTGGGTGTTGGGGGTGCCCACCGCCACCGCTCAAGGGATTCCTCGGGGCTGGCTGGGTGCCAGGCTCCGGGTTTGGCACAAACAACGGCAGCCCCAGCGGCGGCTCCCCAGGGCCCCGGGGATCCTCCGAGCAGCCGCTCCGCTCCCGCAGCCGCCCGCCCCCGGCTCAGGCTCAGGCAGGGGAACACGTGCGCCCGCCGCAGCCCACGCCGGCGCCCGCCGCAGCCCACAtcgcccgccgcgctcccggccccggTGGAGGGGGGCTGCcggcagctgctgcctggcaactgggcacagccccccccaaatcccagaggTGCGGGCTTTTCCCGAGCTTGCCAGCTGCATCAAGATGTGCAGAGCTGTGTGCACTGCGCCAGGGGCATCcgtgcccctgctgccatgccATGCCCCTGCTCCGTGCCTGCGTCGGGGGTGCAGTCCAGCCTGACCGTGCCgagctgtgctgggtgctggcagcCACCACCGTatggcagtggctgcagggagcaggaagaGGCTTTTGAG GCCGACATCGAGCAGCTGGACCCCCGAGGACGCACCCCACTGCATCTGGCCACCACACTGGGCCACCTCGAGTGTGCCAGGGTGCTGCTGAAGCATGGAGCTGACGTGGGCAAGGAGAACCGCAGTGGATGGACAG TCCTGCAGGAGGCTGTGAGCACCCGTGACCTGGAGCTGGTGCAGCTGGTCCTGCGCTACCGCGACTACCAGAGAGCCATCAAGCGCCTGGCCGGGATCCCCGTCCTGCTGGAGAAACTGCGCAAG GCCCAGGACTTCTACGTGGAGATGAAGTGGGAGTTCACCAGCTGGG tgcctctggTGTCCAAGATCTGCCCCAGTGACACCTACAAGGTGTGGAAGAGCGGCCAGAACCTGCGGGTGGACACCACACTGCTGGGCTTCGACCATATGACCTGGCAGCGGGGCAACCGCAGCTTTGTCTTCCGAGGACAAG acaccagTGCGGTGGTGATGGAGATTGACCACGACCGGCGGGTGGTCTACTCGGAGACGCTGGCCCTGGCCGGCCACGACcaggaggtgctgctggctgctgtgcAGCCCACGGAGGAGCAGGTGATGGGGCGGCTGACAGCCCCCGTTGTCACCACCCAGCTCGACACCAAGAACATCGCCTTCGAGAG GAACAAGTCCGGGATCCTGGGCTGGAGGAGCGAGAAGACAGAAATGGTGAATGGGTACGAGGCCAAG GTCTATGGCGCATCCAACGTGGAGCTGATCACGCGGACGCGGACTGAGCACCTCTCGGACCAGCACAAGGGCAAGAGCAAAG GCTGTAAGACCCCTCTACAGTCCTTCCTGGGCATCGCTGAGCAGCATGTGGGGCCCAACAACGGG ACACTGATCACGCAGACGCTGAGCCACGCCAACCCCACCGCCATCACCCCTGAGGAATATTTCAACCCCAACTTCGAGCTGGGCAACCGGGACATGGGACGGCCCATGGAGCTCACCACCAAGACACAGAA GTTCAAGGCGAAGCTGTGGCTGTGTGAGGACCACCCCCTGTCCCTCTGCGAGCAGGTTGCCCCCATCATCGACCTCATGGCAATAAGCAACGCGCTCTTCGCCAAACTGCGGGACTTCATCACCCTGCGCCTCCCGCCCGGCTTCCCTGTCAAGATCG AAATCCCCATCTTCCATATCCTCAACGCCCGCATCACCTTTGGCAACCTCAACGGGTGTGACGAGCCCGTCAGTTCCCTGcggcacagccccagcagtgaGGCGCCCTCACCCAGCAGCGACTCCTCCAGcgtcagcagctccagctccctca CCTCGTGCCGAGCGTGCGAGATGGACCCGGCGCTGTTCGAGGTGCCGCGGGGGTACAGCGTGGTGGGCACCCACCAGGATGCCCTGAGGGAGGATGAGGATGACCTGCTGCAGTTTGCCAtccagcagagcctgctggaAGCTGGCAGCGAGTACGACCAG GTGACCATTTGGGAAGCACTGACCAACAGCAAGCCGGGCACCCACCCTATGTCGCACGAAGGCCGCCGGGGAGACAGGTTG GACTCCCCAGCACACGGCGGCCCCCCGTCCCCCCGTCGCCCCGTCCccgggggggggcagggggccCAGCGCCCTGTTCCCCAGCTACGCAGAGCAGCTGCGTCTGGCCATGGCCCTGTCGGCGCGGGAGCAGGAGGAAGCGGAGCGCCGGACGcggcaggaggaagaggatcTGCAACGGATCCTGCAGCTCTCGCTGACGGAGAAGTGACCCCGCGCCCCCACTGA
- the ANKRD13B gene encoding ankyrin repeat domain-containing protein 13B isoform X2, translating into MLLLTWGAGPVGVGGAHRHRSRDSSGLAGCQAPGLAQTTAAPAAAPQGPGDPPSSRSAPAAARPRLRLRQGNTCARRSPRRRPPQPTSPAALPAPVEGGCRQLLPGNWAQPPPNPRGAGFSRACQLHQDVQSCVHCARGIRAPAAMPCPCSVPASGVQSSLTVPSCAGCWQPPPYGSGCREQEEAFEADIEQLDPRGRTPLHLATTLGHLECARVLLKHGADVGKENRSGWTVLQEAVSTRDLELVQLVLRYRDYQRAIKRLAGIPVLLEKLRKAQDFYVEMKWEFTSWVPLVSKICPSDTYKVWKSGQNLRVDTTLLGFDHMTWQRGNRSFVFRGQDTSAVVMEIDHDRRVVYSETLALAGHDQEVLLAAVQPTEEQVMGRLTAPVVTTQLDTKNIAFERNKSGILGWRSEKTEMVNGYEAKVYGASNVELITRTRTEHLSDQHKGKSKGCKTPLQSFLGIAEQHVGPNNGTLITQTLSHANPTAITPEEYFNPNFELGNRDMGRPMELTTKTQKFKAKLWLCEDHPLSLCEQVAPIIDLMAISNALFAKLRDFITLRLPPGFPVKIEIPIFHILNARITFGNLNGCDEPVSSLRHSPSSEAPSPSSDSSSVSSSSSLTSCRACEMDPALFEVPRGYSVVGTHQDALREDEDDLLQFAIQQSLLEAGSEYDQVTIWEALTNSKPGTHPMSHEGRRGDRTPQHTAAPRPPVAPSPGGGRGPSALFPSYAEQLRLAMALSAREQEEAERRTRQEEEDLQRILQLSLTEK; encoded by the exons ATGCTGCTCCTCACATGGGGAGCGGGGCCCGTGGGTGTTGGGGGTGCCCACCGCCACCGCTCAAGGGATTCCTCGGGGCTGGCTGGGTGCCAGGCTCCGGGTTTGGCACAAACAACGGCAGCCCCAGCGGCGGCTCCCCAGGGCCCCGGGGATCCTCCGAGCAGCCGCTCCGCTCCCGCAGCCGCCCGCCCCCGGCTCAGGCTCAGGCAGGGGAACACGTGCGCCCGCCGCAGCCCACGCCGGCGCCCGCCGCAGCCCACAtcgcccgccgcgctcccggccccggTGGAGGGGGGCTGCcggcagctgctgcctggcaactgggcacagccccccccaaatcccagaggTGCGGGCTTTTCCCGAGCTTGCCAGCTGCATCAAGATGTGCAGAGCTGTGTGCACTGCGCCAGGGGCATCcgtgcccctgctgccatgccATGCCCCTGCTCCGTGCCTGCGTCGGGGGTGCAGTCCAGCCTGACCGTGCCgagctgtgctgggtgctggcagcCACCACCGTatggcagtggctgcagggagcaggaagaGGCTTTTGAG GCCGACATCGAGCAGCTGGACCCCCGAGGACGCACCCCACTGCATCTGGCCACCACACTGGGCCACCTCGAGTGTGCCAGGGTGCTGCTGAAGCATGGAGCTGACGTGGGCAAGGAGAACCGCAGTGGATGGACAG TCCTGCAGGAGGCTGTGAGCACCCGTGACCTGGAGCTGGTGCAGCTGGTCCTGCGCTACCGCGACTACCAGAGAGCCATCAAGCGCCTGGCCGGGATCCCCGTCCTGCTGGAGAAACTGCGCAAG GCCCAGGACTTCTACGTGGAGATGAAGTGGGAGTTCACCAGCTGGG tgcctctggTGTCCAAGATCTGCCCCAGTGACACCTACAAGGTGTGGAAGAGCGGCCAGAACCTGCGGGTGGACACCACACTGCTGGGCTTCGACCATATGACCTGGCAGCGGGGCAACCGCAGCTTTGTCTTCCGAGGACAAG acaccagTGCGGTGGTGATGGAGATTGACCACGACCGGCGGGTGGTCTACTCGGAGACGCTGGCCCTGGCCGGCCACGACcaggaggtgctgctggctgctgtgcAGCCCACGGAGGAGCAGGTGATGGGGCGGCTGACAGCCCCCGTTGTCACCACCCAGCTCGACACCAAGAACATCGCCTTCGAGAG GAACAAGTCCGGGATCCTGGGCTGGAGGAGCGAGAAGACAGAAATGGTGAATGGGTACGAGGCCAAG GTCTATGGCGCATCCAACGTGGAGCTGATCACGCGGACGCGGACTGAGCACCTCTCGGACCAGCACAAGGGCAAGAGCAAAG GCTGTAAGACCCCTCTACAGTCCTTCCTGGGCATCGCTGAGCAGCATGTGGGGCCCAACAACGGG ACACTGATCACGCAGACGCTGAGCCACGCCAACCCCACCGCCATCACCCCTGAGGAATATTTCAACCCCAACTTCGAGCTGGGCAACCGGGACATGGGACGGCCCATGGAGCTCACCACCAAGACACAGAA GTTCAAGGCGAAGCTGTGGCTGTGTGAGGACCACCCCCTGTCCCTCTGCGAGCAGGTTGCCCCCATCATCGACCTCATGGCAATAAGCAACGCGCTCTTCGCCAAACTGCGGGACTTCATCACCCTGCGCCTCCCGCCCGGCTTCCCTGTCAAGATCG AAATCCCCATCTTCCATATCCTCAACGCCCGCATCACCTTTGGCAACCTCAACGGGTGTGACGAGCCCGTCAGTTCCCTGcggcacagccccagcagtgaGGCGCCCTCACCCAGCAGCGACTCCTCCAGcgtcagcagctccagctccctca CCTCGTGCCGAGCGTGCGAGATGGACCCGGCGCTGTTCGAGGTGCCGCGGGGGTACAGCGTGGTGGGCACCCACCAGGATGCCCTGAGGGAGGATGAGGATGACCTGCTGCAGTTTGCCAtccagcagagcctgctggaAGCTGGCAGCGAGTACGACCAG GTGACCATTTGGGAAGCACTGACCAACAGCAAGCCGGGCACCCACCCTATGTCGCACGAAGGCCGCCGGGGAGACAG GACTCCCCAGCACACGGCGGCCCCCCGTCCCCCCGTCGCCCCGTCCccgggggggggcagggggccCAGCGCCCTGTTCCCCAGCTACGCAGAGCAGCTGCGTCTGGCCATGGCCCTGTCGGCGCGGGAGCAGGAGGAAGCGGAGCGCCGGACGcggcaggaggaagaggatcTGCAACGGATCCTGCAGCTCTCGCTGACGGAGAAGTGA